From a single Chitinophaga sp. Cy-1792 genomic region:
- a CDS encoding helix-turn-helix domain-containing protein, with protein sequence MDKLLHQDCLGALLPIRDAMEVINGKWKLQILISILGGNKRFKAIERSIPGITGKVLTKELKDLEAHELISRIVYDKASTYIEYKTTDYAQTLQPVFLALLKWGKDHRKRIMRKQ encoded by the coding sequence ATGGATAAATTACTCCACCAGGATTGCCTTGGTGCACTTTTGCCGATAAGAGATGCAATGGAGGTGATAAATGGGAAGTGGAAGCTGCAAATTCTCATATCAATTCTAGGAGGAAACAAGCGGTTTAAAGCAATCGAAAGAAGCATACCTGGAATTACTGGTAAGGTGCTAACAAAGGAATTGAAAGACCTGGAAGCACATGAATTAATCTCCAGAATAGTTTATGATAAGGCTTCGACATATATCGAATATAAGACAACGGATTATGCCCAAACACTTCAACCCGTGTTCCTGGCCTTGCTTAAATGGGGAAAAGACCATCGGAAAAGAATTATGCGAAAGCAATAA